The following proteins come from a genomic window of Pirellula staleyi DSM 6068:
- a CDS encoding glycosyltransferase family 8 protein, whose translation MPTSIQLVTSSDNNFAIGLAGTFKSALTNLAADSSVDLWVLDGGITDENKAEISRHLSDPRLTLHFVSVDRKLVSQFVISHHVTDATYYRLLTPEILSRDIGKFIYLDSDLLIRGDLTKLWNTPFDGAPCVAIQDSGAPFVDSTQLIEQQPSLRGCIANANPIPNYRELGLHPHAPYLNGGVMMIDLDLWRREQLAERMLKVLSDYREHVTYWDQYALNVVLSQRWKQADHRWNQIAYPLRFSSHENTIFSKEAFDLYRNDPYISHFTYRKPWQAECIHPRSEEFYQYLEGSIWANTKPVWQEYEPVAGVVHVPPKKPKPYYRRKFRELRDYVRQQIRSVRKSAQSLFRGAA comes from the coding sequence ATGCCAACCTCGATCCAGCTTGTCACATCATCGGACAATAATTTCGCGATCGGTCTGGCAGGAACATTTAAATCGGCGCTAACCAATCTTGCCGCTGATTCAAGTGTCGACCTATGGGTTCTCGACGGCGGCATTACCGACGAGAACAAGGCCGAAATCTCCCGGCACTTGAGCGACCCGCGGCTGACGCTCCACTTCGTCTCGGTTGATCGCAAATTGGTGAGCCAGTTTGTTATTTCGCACCATGTGACCGATGCAACTTACTATCGGTTGCTAACTCCCGAGATTTTGTCGCGCGACATCGGAAAGTTCATCTACCTCGACTCCGATCTGCTGATTCGCGGCGACCTCACCAAGCTTTGGAACACCCCGTTTGATGGTGCTCCCTGTGTAGCGATCCAAGATTCCGGTGCGCCGTTTGTCGACTCAACCCAACTAATCGAGCAGCAGCCCTCGCTGCGCGGATGCATTGCTAACGCCAATCCGATCCCGAACTATCGCGAACTTGGCCTCCATCCACACGCACCCTACCTCAATGGTGGCGTGATGATGATTGATCTCGACCTCTGGCGTCGGGAACAACTGGCCGAGAGGATGCTGAAAGTCCTCAGCGATTATCGCGAGCATGTGACGTACTGGGATCAGTACGCTCTGAATGTCGTTCTCTCGCAGCGCTGGAAGCAAGCCGATCACCGCTGGAACCAAATCGCCTATCCCCTGCGATTCTCATCGCACGAGAACACGATTTTCTCGAAAGAGGCTTTTGATCTCTATCGCAACGATCCGTACATCTCGCACTTCACCTACCGCAAACCCTGGCAAGCGGAGTGCATCCATCCTCGGTCGGAAGAGTTTTATCAATACCTCGAGGGATCCATCTGGGCCAACACCAAACCGGTCTGGCAAGAATATGAGCCCGTTGCTGGTGTTGTCCATGTTCCACCGAAAAAACCGAAGCCCTACTACCGCCGCAAATTTCGCGAACTGCGAGACTATGTCCGTCAGCAGATTCGCTCGGTACGCAAGTCGGCACAATCACTCTTCCGTGGTGCCGCTTAA
- a CDS encoding glycosyltransferase: MSIASSSKSSTTLFSNIRDAVRVLRGRPLKYSQLARGSGHPNSQPRPQGIRTPADLSLATLRANEVPLLQKLVRQSQQYPGPIIEVGTLLGNTTTTLALHKAPEQKIITVDLYCWNPWGITPDAHFTLTRQMLRYLIEAGHVEQIRMDKNEFFRTYKGPAPSMVFLDAIHDYTETKKDILWAQDIGAKIISGHDYCEQFPGVVEVVNEFGGPAELGGTVWVLPSKENKTFAAPAAVSKTPSGQDIKLETASIVIPAYNAAPYIGEALADIEIQTYKSWEVIVIEDGTNDGTQQLVEDFQRRNPNHRVVYERFPENRGVSAARNHAFTLCQGDLIAFLDADDRWDPTHLEARIEQLTRSGCDIAYGPVEMFDTKTNQSMGNWGPTSEELADFPDSLFSRTLMQPSGVVAKMSVVRDVGGFSTSLKWAEDLDYWLRCVQKGKKFSYSPKVTSRYRKGVETAATSRIADCAASSAGVCKSHINIFPQGRAKRRKQVAAKYISAVNLRRRQERGNKSRELDRQLAQLRLEAWKLQKHRVDLLAKSLAGYLKSLLPKK, encoded by the coding sequence ATGTCGATCGCCAGTTCGTCGAAATCGAGTACTACCCTCTTCTCGAACATTCGCGATGCTGTGCGCGTTCTTCGCGGCCGGCCACTTAAATACTCTCAGCTTGCTCGTGGCAGCGGACACCCCAACTCACAACCGCGTCCTCAAGGGATTCGCACCCCCGCCGACCTGAGCCTTGCAACACTCAGAGCCAATGAGGTTCCGCTACTCCAAAAACTGGTGCGGCAATCCCAGCAGTACCCGGGTCCGATCATTGAAGTCGGCACGCTGCTGGGTAACACCACTACGACACTTGCGCTCCACAAAGCCCCCGAGCAAAAGATCATCACGGTCGACTTGTATTGCTGGAACCCCTGGGGAATCACCCCCGACGCCCACTTTACGCTCACACGCCAGATGCTTCGCTACCTTATCGAGGCGGGCCATGTCGAGCAGATTCGCATGGACAAAAATGAGTTCTTTCGAACTTATAAGGGCCCCGCCCCCTCCATGGTGTTTCTCGATGCCATTCACGATTACACCGAAACCAAAAAAGATATCCTTTGGGCCCAAGACATCGGCGCCAAGATCATCTCAGGCCACGATTACTGCGAGCAATTTCCAGGTGTCGTGGAGGTAGTGAACGAGTTTGGTGGCCCCGCTGAACTGGGTGGCACAGTTTGGGTACTCCCTTCCAAGGAAAACAAGACTTTCGCAGCACCTGCGGCAGTCAGCAAAACCCCCAGTGGCCAAGATATCAAACTCGAAACCGCATCGATTGTCATCCCTGCTTATAACGCCGCTCCTTATATTGGCGAAGCGCTCGCTGACATTGAGATTCAAACTTACAAGAGCTGGGAAGTTATTGTTATTGAAGATGGCACCAACGATGGTACCCAGCAACTGGTAGAAGATTTTCAGCGCCGCAACCCCAACCATCGCGTAGTCTATGAACGCTTTCCAGAAAATCGTGGCGTAAGCGCTGCTCGCAATCACGCCTTCACACTCTGCCAAGGCGACCTGATTGCATTTTTAGATGCGGATGATCGCTGGGACCCAACGCACCTAGAAGCCCGCATCGAACAACTGACTCGCAGCGGCTGCGACATCGCGTACGGACCTGTGGAGATGTTCGATACCAAAACCAATCAATCGATGGGAAACTGGGGCCCGACGAGCGAAGAACTAGCCGACTTTCCTGATTCACTCTTCAGCCGGACACTCATGCAGCCCTCGGGTGTTGTCGCCAAAATGAGCGTCGTTCGTGACGTTGGCGGCTTCTCCACGTCCCTTAAGTGGGCGGAGGATCTCGATTATTGGCTCCGATGTGTTCAAAAAGGAAAGAAGTTTTCGTATTCCCCCAAGGTAACTTCGCGATATCGCAAAGGGGTCGAAACGGCTGCCACCAGCCGAATCGCCGATTGCGCAGCCTCTAGTGCTGGCGTATGCAAATCACATATCAACATTTTTCCTCAGGGACGAGCAAAGCGACGCAAGCAAGTTGCTGCGAAGTATATTTCTGCAGTGAACCTGCGACGACGCCAGGAGCGAGGAAATAAATCCCGCGAACTGGATCGCCAGCTAGCACAACTTCGACTGGAGGCATGGAAGCTTCAAAAGCATCGCGTCGACCTCTTGGCAAAGTCGCTAGCAGGCTATTTGAAGTCACTCCTGCCGAAAAAGTAA
- a CDS encoding glycosyltransferase family 8 protein, translating to MQRVLDVLTSADDRFAIGLAGTIKSVLASLSPSSKLNLWVLDGGISSENRDDLIHHWNDPRLSVNWLPVDRALLAEFKVAPHMSDAAYYRLLAPNLLPSSVKKLLYIDADLLVQRDLTDLWDEPFDGHSCIAVHDIGAPFLDSNQILLEKPDALSRIVCRNPIPMFEELGLAPETRYFNSGVFMIDLETWRSEQLSVQMFDVLCTHRERQIYHDQFALNIVLANRWKAADYRWNQLAYIHELKVPQHTFLEPQVFQQYKHSPWVVHFTYRKPWQPECQHPLRKRFFDYLAGSKWMQAMPEWHPPQQPIVAPPAPPAARQRQGLLGRMQRSIRKRIDSLGAVTSQVFRRAA from the coding sequence ATGCAGCGGGTGCTCGACGTTTTGACATCGGCAGACGATCGTTTCGCAATTGGACTCGCCGGCACGATTAAATCGGTGCTGGCGAGCTTGTCTCCCTCCAGCAAACTCAATCTTTGGGTGCTCGATGGGGGTATTTCCTCGGAGAATCGCGACGATCTGATCCACCACTGGAACGATCCACGGCTTTCGGTCAACTGGCTGCCGGTCGACAGGGCGCTTCTAGCTGAGTTTAAAGTAGCGCCGCACATGTCGGACGCCGCTTACTACCGACTGCTCGCCCCGAATCTGCTCCCCTCATCGGTTAAGAAGCTCCTCTACATCGATGCCGACCTCCTGGTTCAGCGCGATCTGACCGACCTTTGGGACGAACCTTTCGACGGCCACTCTTGCATTGCCGTGCACGATATTGGTGCTCCGTTTCTCGATAGCAACCAAATTCTGCTAGAGAAACCCGACGCACTCAGCCGTATTGTCTGCCGCAATCCAATTCCGATGTTCGAGGAACTCGGCCTGGCTCCCGAGACCCGCTATTTCAATAGCGGAGTCTTCATGATCGACCTCGAAACGTGGCGGAGCGAGCAACTTTCGGTGCAGATGTTCGATGTCCTATGCACGCATCGCGAGCGACAGATCTACCACGACCAGTTTGCGCTGAACATCGTGCTTGCCAACCGCTGGAAGGCGGCCGACTATCGCTGGAACCAACTTGCCTATATTCACGAACTTAAGGTTCCACAGCACACCTTTCTTGAGCCGCAAGTTTTTCAGCAGTACAAGCATTCCCCGTGGGTCGTGCATTTTACTTACCGCAAACCGTGGCAGCCGGAGTGTCAGCACCCGCTGCGGAAGCGTTTTTTCGACTATTTGGCGGGAAGCAAGTGGATGCAGGCGATGCCCGAATGGCATCCTCCACAGCAGCCAATTGTCGCGCCCCCTGCTCCTCCAGCGGCACGCCAGCGGCAGGGACTTTTGGGCCGGATGCAGCGTTCGATTCGAAAACGAATCGATTCGCTCGGCGCGGTGACTTCGCAGGTATTTCGTAGAGCGGCGTAA
- a CDS encoding glycosyltransferase — protein MNEPVRSLRRLSVAIVARNAAAIIERTILSAHRVASEVLVVDAGSTDDTVAIARTHGCLVHLHEWEDSFAEARNAALRLVSGDWILWLDAGETIEEATAEQLVPFVKQFAAIDRVYQLPVVVPAEPGLVGGEQIYRVRLHPRRPGMQFQSRVREVLDKSLFAFGMSVESLPLPIQRGIEDHDFEVKAAKARRNIKLADLQLTERGPSAEMHNCLGEAFQSLGETERARVHYEQATQLAKAGTREHLEAYYGLLTAIDGETDDREKQLALCMQGVEHFPLDAQLLTALGGYLQSLEQPELAIRAYTLAWRSGQIEQTLWHLPDIQQIAAHCESILLSSLGRVEEAVQMLEEALRRMPGAPRLLKQLIELQTRLGNFEGAIHAVDQLPEPEFDRARWQSAVSGLASFSQGNWITADLLLTAACEQGIAEPLFLRTWVESRIQRGLRSAAQQALAVYQQVAPAHEAIARLAAAVSILPPDVPAVSPAKEPIKPLSKENRRFDRPGPLAARKPAPKTSSSGSAAASAGESSEPPVG, from the coding sequence ATGAACGAGCCCGTGCGAAGTTTGCGTCGATTGAGCGTGGCGATTGTTGCCCGAAATGCGGCAGCTATCATCGAGCGAACGATTCTGTCGGCCCATCGAGTGGCAAGTGAAGTGCTTGTGGTGGATGCTGGCTCCACCGACGACACCGTGGCGATTGCTCGCACGCACGGCTGTTTGGTCCACCTGCACGAATGGGAAGATAGCTTCGCCGAAGCGCGAAATGCCGCACTGCGACTTGTCAGTGGCGACTGGATTTTGTGGCTCGATGCGGGCGAGACGATAGAAGAAGCGACAGCCGAACAACTTGTGCCGTTTGTGAAGCAATTTGCTGCGATCGACCGCGTCTATCAGTTGCCCGTGGTTGTTCCTGCAGAGCCCGGTTTGGTGGGTGGTGAGCAGATTTATCGCGTACGGCTTCATCCGCGACGTCCGGGAATGCAGTTTCAGTCGCGCGTGCGGGAAGTGCTCGACAAATCCCTGTTTGCTTTTGGGATGAGCGTGGAATCGCTTCCATTGCCGATTCAGCGAGGAATCGAAGATCACGATTTTGAAGTGAAAGCAGCGAAGGCTCGCCGCAATATTAAACTGGCCGATTTGCAGCTCACCGAGCGTGGTCCCTCGGCGGAAATGCACAATTGCCTGGGGGAAGCGTTCCAGTCGCTGGGAGAGACTGAGCGAGCACGCGTCCATTACGAACAAGCAACGCAGCTCGCCAAAGCGGGAACTCGCGAGCATCTGGAAGCTTACTACGGCCTGCTCACCGCGATCGATGGCGAGACCGATGATCGCGAGAAACAGCTGGCGCTCTGCATGCAGGGTGTCGAGCATTTTCCACTCGATGCGCAGCTTTTGACGGCACTTGGCGGCTATTTGCAGTCGCTTGAGCAGCCTGAGCTGGCGATTCGGGCCTATACCCTGGCGTGGCGCAGTGGCCAGATCGAACAAACTCTGTGGCATCTCCCCGACATTCAGCAGATTGCAGCCCACTGCGAGTCGATTTTGCTTTCCTCGCTCGGGCGGGTTGAAGAAGCGGTGCAGATGCTCGAAGAAGCGCTTCGCCGGATGCCGGGCGCGCCACGACTGCTCAAACAACTGATTGAACTGCAAACGCGGCTCGGAAACTTCGAGGGAGCTATTCACGCCGTCGATCAGCTTCCAGAGCCTGAATTCGACCGGGCTCGCTGGCAAAGTGCGGTGAGTGGACTCGCCTCGTTTTCGCAAGGAAACTGGATCACGGCCGATCTGCTGCTGACTGCGGCCTGCGAACAAGGGATCGCCGAGCCCCTCTTTTTGCGAACCTGGGTGGAATCCCGCATCCAGCGTGGGCTCCGTTCGGCTGCTCAGCAAGCTTTAGCCGTTTATCAGCAAGTGGCCCCCGCTCACGAGGCAATTGCAAGGCTCGCTGCGGCTGTTTCGATCCTCCCGCCAGATGTCCCGGCCGTAAGTCCGGCCAAAGAGCCAATTAAGCCCCTCTCGAAAGAGAATCGGCGATTCGATCGACCAGGACCGCTGGCAGCTCGAAAGCCAGCCCCCAAAACAAGTTCGTCCGGTTCAGCGGCCGCATCAGCCGGGGAATCTAGCGAACCACCTGTAGGCTAG